The proteins below come from a single Chloroflexota bacterium genomic window:
- a CDS encoding mandelate racemase/muconate lactonizing enzyme family protein yields the protein MVTVTRLETLLLDNVPPYRGGRKWLFIKLHTDEGIVGLGERVTGGVTDLGSQIALLNELCDQFVIGENPFNVELIWQRMFSTPHDYRHPSMSRTPAMSAIEIALWDIIGKVTNQPIYNLLGGQYHQQLRAYAYMPSEGVWEQPEKAADIARELVSEGWSACKIDPFQPLFPYPRDIPLKELKHAAGIFRQVREAVGDELEIGIGTHSQFSTAGAIRAAKVFEEYLPIWFEEPVPPEMVEEMARVAAQTSIPIAAGERLATKYDFANLLEKQAAGIIQVDVGQCGGILEAKKIAAIAESHHALIAPHMYVGPIAAAAAIQLDTCSPNFMLQEFNDGPLHREIFVEPIVVKNGFITPPTGPGLGLVLDDAAVARHLSS from the coding sequence ATGGTCACCGTTACCCGTCTCGAAACACTCCTGTTGGACAACGTGCCGCCGTACCGTGGCGGCCGGAAGTGGCTGTTCATCAAGCTGCACACCGACGAAGGCATCGTCGGGCTGGGCGAGCGGGTCACCGGCGGCGTCACCGATCTCGGCTCGCAGATCGCGCTCCTCAACGAGCTGTGCGACCAGTTCGTGATCGGCGAGAACCCGTTCAACGTCGAGCTGATCTGGCAGCGGATGTTCTCGACCCCACACGACTACCGCCACCCGAGCATGAGCCGGACGCCGGCGATGTCGGCCATCGAGATCGCCCTCTGGGACATCATCGGCAAGGTCACCAACCAGCCGATCTATAACCTGCTCGGCGGCCAGTACCATCAGCAGTTGCGGGCGTACGCCTACATGCCGTCCGAAGGCGTCTGGGAGCAGCCCGAGAAGGCCGCCGACATCGCGCGCGAGCTGGTGTCAGAGGGCTGGTCCGCCTGCAAGATCGATCCGTTCCAGCCGCTCTTTCCGTACCCGCGAGATATCCCGCTCAAAGAACTGAAGCATGCCGCCGGCATCTTCCGCCAGGTCCGTGAGGCGGTGGGCGACGAGCTGGAGATCGGCATCGGGACGCACAGCCAGTTCAGCACGGCCGGCGCCATCCGGGCGGCAAAGGTCTTCGAGGAGTACCTGCCGATCTGGTTTGAGGAGCCGGTGCCGCCGGAGATGGTCGAGGAGATGGCCCGCGTGGCGGCCCAGACCAGCATCCCCATCGCGGCCGGCGAGCGGCTCGCGACCAAGTACGATTTCGCCAACCTGCTGGAGAAGCAGGCGGCCGGCATCATCCAGGTGGACGTCGGCCAGTGCGGCGGCATCCTCGAAGCGAAGAAGATCGCGGCGATTGCCGAGTCGCATCATGCCCTGATCGCGCCGCACATGTACGTCGGCCCGATCGCGGCGGCGGCAGCGATCCAGTTGGACACCTGCTCGCCGAACTTCATGCTTCAGGAGTTCAACGACGGCCCGCTGCACCGCGAGATCTTCGTGGAGCCAATCGTCGTCAAGAACGGGTTCATCACCCCGCCGACCGGCCCTGGTCTGGGCCTGGTGCTTGACGACGCGGCGGTGGCCCGGCACCTGAGCAGCTGA
- the holA gene encoding DNA polymerase III subunit delta: MSTAARPQLIYVLWGNDRFTRDEQVRGLKRRMLAEPFGEYNLSILSGDDVRVRDVRAVADALPFMGDRRLVVVEGLLGRVGGKGKATVRKPRASRASTTRKTPAKAAEPTGDDGPAAELARLLQELPPSTALVLVEDQVDEAQVESMLPAGRSHVRGYERPKPGELGKWIEKRAKHHNGRIEAAAIRQLALLAPEDLGMLDTEILKLVTYADGKPVTLDDVTLLSASPDVTIFGLLDAVGQGQRGTALAHLRQLFQRGERSEGIIPQIAGSLRRLIQAREMLDQGLRGPALASKLGVHPYVAQKTEQQARGYRIEQLETALRRLLKTDHAIKTGEAEPELALELFIGDLPRTS, from the coding sequence ATGTCCACCGCAGCCAGACCGCAGCTGATCTACGTCCTCTGGGGCAATGACCGCTTCACCCGCGACGAGCAGGTGCGCGGCCTGAAGCGTCGGATGCTTGCCGAGCCGTTTGGCGAGTACAACCTCTCGATCTTGAGCGGGGACGACGTGCGCGTGCGCGACGTACGAGCCGTAGCTGACGCCCTGCCGTTCATGGGGGACCGGCGGCTGGTGGTGGTCGAAGGGCTGCTCGGCCGCGTCGGCGGCAAGGGCAAGGCCACCGTCCGGAAGCCGCGTGCCAGCCGCGCCAGCACCACGCGCAAGACGCCTGCGAAAGCCGCGGAGCCGACGGGCGACGACGGGCCGGCCGCCGAGCTGGCGCGGCTGCTCCAGGAGCTGCCGCCGAGCACGGCCCTGGTGCTGGTCGAGGATCAGGTGGACGAGGCCCAGGTCGAGAGCATGCTGCCGGCCGGCCGCTCGCATGTGCGCGGCTACGAGCGTCCCAAGCCCGGCGAGCTTGGCAAGTGGATCGAGAAGCGGGCCAAACACCACAACGGCCGGATCGAGGCGGCAGCGATTCGCCAGCTCGCCCTGCTGGCCCCTGAGGATCTCGGCATGCTGGATACCGAGATCCTCAAACTGGTGACCTATGCCGACGGGAAGCCGGTCACCCTGGACGACGTGACCCTGCTCTCAGCCAGCCCCGACGTGACGATCTTTGGGCTGCTGGACGCCGTGGGGCAGGGACAGCGAGGGACGGCGCTGGCCCACCTGCGTCAGCTGTTCCAGCGCGGCGAACGGTCCGAGGGCATCATCCCGCAGATCGCCGGCAGCCTCCGGCGGCTGATCCAGGCGCGGGAGATGCTCGACCAGGGGCTGCGCGGTCCGGCCCTGGCCAGCAAACTGGGCGTGCATCCGTACGTGGCCCAGAAGACGGAGCAACAGGCGCGCGGCTACCGCATCGAGCAGTTGGAGACGGCGCTGCGACGTCTGCTCAAGACCGACCACGCCATCAAGACCGGCGAGGCCGAGCCAGAGCTGGCGCTGGAGCTGTTCATCGGCGACCTGCCCCGCACGAGCTGA
- the fdhD gene encoding formate dehydrogenase accessory sulfurtransferase FdhD: MIDQRPPSTSPGPRASLPEGHDDDISRAGAETMPAKPVVAPRSGSGDEAVRDEVAGETIARLRPVVARRYVRFRSDAGQHVQEPVIAEMRLRIEVDGVELVELMCSPHRVNALVLGFLYHEGIIDSSDDVAALRVCLPDGLAEVRLARPAPPLPTRRIVTSGCTGGVSFGAYLEEIDSLRLPPDRVRVEPARVYVALRQLYDHATLYNQSGGVHTSVLIDPASPVHPEAGILAVGEDIGRHNTLDKLRGEALLRDLPTRGTMIVSSGRISSEMLLKAALMGVPLVGSRTSPTGMAITLGEHLGLTVIGYIRSSSMNVYTHAHRVVGAPSPE, encoded by the coding sequence ATGATTGACCAGCGCCCGCCCAGCACGTCGCCCGGGCCACGCGCCAGCCTGCCCGAGGGCCACGACGACGACATCTCCCGCGCCGGCGCGGAGACGATGCCGGCGAAGCCGGTCGTCGCGCCGCGCAGCGGGTCGGGAGATGAGGCTGTCCGGGACGAGGTGGCGGGTGAGACCATCGCCCGGCTGCGGCCCGTCGTCGCCCGCCGCTACGTCCGCTTCCGATCCGACGCTGGCCAGCACGTCCAGGAGCCGGTCATCGCGGAGATGCGGTTGCGGATCGAGGTTGACGGCGTCGAGCTGGTCGAGCTGATGTGCTCGCCGCACCGGGTCAATGCGCTGGTGCTCGGCTTCCTCTACCACGAGGGCATCATCGACTCATCGGACGACGTGGCCGCCCTGCGCGTCTGCCTGCCCGACGGGCTGGCCGAGGTTCGGCTGGCCCGGCCGGCGCCACCCCTGCCGACCCGCCGCATCGTCACGTCGGGCTGCACCGGCGGCGTCAGCTTTGGCGCCTACCTGGAGGAGATCGACTCCCTGCGCCTGCCGCCCGACCGCGTGCGCGTCGAGCCGGCCCGTGTCTACGTCGCGCTCCGACAGCTGTACGACCATGCCACCCTCTACAACCAGTCCGGCGGCGTCCACACCTCGGTGCTGATCGACCCGGCCTCGCCAGTCCACCCAGAAGCCGGCATCCTGGCCGTGGGCGAGGACATCGGGCGGCACAACACGCTCGACAAGCTGCGCGGCGAGGCCCTGCTGCGCGATCTTCCCACACGCGGCACGATGATCGTGTCGAGCGGGCGGATCTCGTCCGAGATGCTCCTCAAAGCGGCGCTGATGGGCGTGCCGCTGGTCGGCTCACGGACGTCGCCGACCGGCATGGCCATCACCCTCGGCGAGCACCTCGGGCTGACCGTGATCGGCTATATTCGCTCCAGCAGCATGAACGTCTACACGCACGCACACCGCGTCGTCGGCGCGCCATCCCCTGAGTGA
- the fdhE gene encoding formate dehydrogenase accessory protein FdhE — MESSLRARIAALTEQADPSLRDEIRLRGTLIQLLDRGEVVVPEPRLPAVLVRARLANGTPLLDGLNLPISPTTLSLFERLTVAMLADEAAQPAAEAILTAARTHRIHAEQVIGEAIVHHGDHLAALAQAAGLFEPLVSTLADLAARPLLAAVAERLRPALRLGPWRHGWCPICGARPLFAEADAAHADAEAGAVHPDAEAGAVHPDAEADAVHPDTDDEHAHLRCGRCAAAWACSLPVCPACSGGELSVIAAQEFDGAGAWSVLGCSACRAYLKVAAAPRPAALARLLADDLATWTLDRDALAAGFQRSAAPPRRLEHADLAGEDHDDD; from the coding sequence TTGGAGAGCAGCCTGCGCGCCCGTATTGCCGCCCTGACGGAGCAGGCCGATCCGTCACTGCGCGACGAGATCCGTCTGCGCGGCACGCTGATCCAGCTGCTGGACCGTGGCGAGGTCGTCGTTCCCGAGCCGCGGCTGCCGGCCGTCCTCGTGCGTGCGCGGCTGGCGAACGGCACGCCGCTCCTCGACGGGCTGAACCTGCCGATCTCGCCCACCACGCTCAGCCTGTTCGAGCGGCTGACCGTCGCCATGCTGGCCGACGAGGCCGCCCAGCCAGCCGCCGAAGCGATCCTGACCGCCGCCCGCACCCATCGGATCCACGCCGAACAGGTGATCGGCGAAGCGATCGTGCACCACGGGGATCACCTCGCGGCGCTGGCCCAGGCGGCCGGACTGTTCGAGCCGCTGGTCAGCACCCTGGCGGATCTCGCGGCACGCCCGCTGCTCGCGGCCGTGGCCGAGCGCCTGCGGCCGGCGCTGCGTCTCGGACCGTGGCGGCACGGCTGGTGTCCGATCTGCGGCGCCCGGCCGCTGTTCGCCGAAGCTGATGCCGCTCACGCCGACGCCGAAGCTGGCGCCGTTCACCCCGACGCCGAAGCTGGCGCCGTTCACCCCGACGCCGAAGCTGACGCCGTTCACCCCGACACCGACGACGAGCATGCCCACCTACGCTGTGGCCGCTGCGCCGCCGCCTGGGCATGCTCCTTGCCAGTCTGTCCAGCCTGTTCTGGCGGCGAGCTGTCAGTGATCGCCGCGCAGGAGTTCGACGGAGCAGGCGCGTGGAGTGTGCTCGGGTGTTCGGCGTGTCGCGCGTACCTGAAGGTGGCAGCCGCTCCGCGTCCCGCTGCGCTGGCCAGATTGCTCGCGGACGACCTTGCGACCTGGACGCTGGACCGCGACGCGCTCGCGGCCGGCTTCCAGCGATCTGCCGCCCCGCCTCGACGCCTGGAGCACGCCGACCTCGCCGGCGAGGATCACGACGATGATTGA
- a CDS encoding sigma-70 family RNA polymerase sigma factor: MAEPLPETIRRAQAGDQQAIAQLVAEQQRYVYSIAMTITKDPTDAADLTQDALIRLIRAIGSYRGETKLSTWLYRLVVNLGIDRLRRRGAPPIRLDGEESDFDVASDLPGDDVAGAAERMETAQAVRMALAQLPDAQRLALTLHYFEDLRYEDIADVMGVPVNTVKSHIRRGKERLALLLRASLGPAGLEPSRGGLG, translated from the coding sequence ATGGCCGAGCCCTTACCAGAGACGATTCGACGCGCCCAGGCGGGTGACCAGCAGGCGATTGCCCAACTGGTGGCCGAGCAGCAGCGTTACGTGTACAGCATCGCCATGACGATTACGAAAGACCCAACCGACGCCGCCGATCTGACCCAGGACGCCCTGATCCGCCTGATCCGGGCCATCGGGTCATACCGTGGTGAGACGAAGCTGTCAACCTGGCTGTACCGGCTGGTCGTCAACCTCGGCATCGACCGGCTGCGGCGGCGCGGCGCACCACCGATCCGCCTGGATGGCGAGGAGTCGGATTTCGACGTGGCGAGCGACCTTCCGGGCGACGACGTGGCCGGGGCGGCCGAGCGGATGGAGACGGCGCAGGCCGTGCGGATGGCCCTGGCGCAGCTGCCCGACGCTCAGCGGCTGGCGCTGACGTTACACTACTTCGAGGATCTCCGCTACGAGGACATCGCGGACGTGATGGGTGTGCCGGTCAACACGGTGAAAAGCCACATTCGGCGTGGCAAGGAGCGGCTGGCGTTGCTGCTGCGGGCATCGCTCGGTCCGGCCGGGCTGGAGCCGTCGCGGGGAGGGCTGGGATGA